Proteins from one Aureimonas sp. SA4125 genomic window:
- a CDS encoding 2-hydroxyacid dehydrogenase: MDVAVFSAKPYDRTFLDAAGASRHRLRYLEAHLSPATAILAQGAGAVCAFVNDTVDAAVLAEFQRLGVGLVALRSAGFNNVDLAAAREAGIAVARVPAYSPEAVAEHTVALILSLDRNIHRAYSRVREGNFALDGLMGFNLHGRTVGIVGTGRIGLGVIRIMLGFGCRVLAYDPYPDPATAALGAVHVPLAELIATSDIISLHCPLTPETHHLIDANAIAAMKRGVMLINTSRGGIIDTRAVVEGLKDGAIGHLGLDVYEEEADLFFEDLSDQVIRDDVFARLQTFPNVLITGHQGFFTAEALSAIAETTIANITAFEETGEPLHPVAAPPPA, translated from the coding sequence ATGGACGTCGCCGTGTTCAGCGCCAAGCCCTACGACCGCACGTTTCTGGACGCCGCCGGCGCGTCGCGCCATCGCCTGCGCTATCTCGAGGCGCATCTCTCCCCGGCCACCGCCATTCTGGCGCAGGGCGCCGGTGCGGTCTGCGCCTTCGTCAACGACACGGTCGACGCCGCCGTCCTTGCCGAGTTCCAGCGCCTTGGCGTCGGGCTCGTGGCGCTGCGCTCGGCTGGCTTCAACAATGTCGATCTCGCCGCCGCCCGCGAGGCCGGGATCGCCGTCGCACGCGTCCCGGCCTATTCGCCGGAAGCCGTCGCCGAGCACACGGTGGCGCTGATCCTCTCGCTCGACCGCAACATCCATCGCGCCTATTCGCGTGTGCGGGAGGGCAATTTCGCGCTCGACGGGCTGATGGGGTTCAACCTCCACGGCCGCACGGTCGGCATCGTCGGCACCGGGCGCATCGGCCTCGGCGTCATCCGCATCATGCTCGGTTTCGGCTGCCGGGTGCTCGCCTACGACCCCTACCCCGATCCCGCAACGGCCGCGCTCGGCGCCGTTCACGTGCCCCTCGCCGAACTCATCGCGACATCCGACATCATCAGCCTGCACTGCCCGCTGACGCCCGAGACGCACCACCTCATCGACGCCAATGCGATCGCCGCGATGAAGCGCGGCGTGATGCTGATCAACACCAGCCGCGGTGGCATCATCGACACCCGGGCCGTCGTCGAGGGCCTCAAGGATGGCGCGATCGGCCATCTCGGCCTCGACGTCTACGAGGAGGAGGCGGATCTCTTCTTCGAGGACCTGTCCGACCAGGTGATCCGCGACGACGTCTTCGCGCGCCTGCAGACCTTTCCGAACGTCCTCATCACCGGCCACCAGGGTTTTTTCACCGCCGAGGCGCTGAGCGCCATTGCGGAGACGACGATCGCCAACATCACCGCCTTCGAGGAGACGGGGGAGCCGCTCCACCCGGTGGCCGCCCCACCGCCCGCCTGA